One Myxosarcina sp. GI1 genomic window carries:
- a CDS encoding DedA family protein: MLEWITNTVDSLGYVGIGLLMLLENLFPPIPSELIMPLAGFAVIQGKLQLVYVIVAGVIGSVLGALPWYYLGKVWGLRRIKRFVDRYGKWLSVSSEDIDRARQWFQKRGRETTCFSRLVPGVRTYISVPAGISKMPLLPFLVYSTIGTALWVSFLTYAGFLLGENYDRVKQYLAPVSTIVLVVFVVAFVFWIIRRNVKQK, from the coding sequence ATGCTGGAATGGATTACAAATACTGTTGACTCTTTAGGATATGTCGGTATTGGTTTGTTAATGTTGCTAGAAAATCTATTCCCTCCCATTCCTTCTGAGTTGATTATGCCTCTGGCTGGGTTTGCCGTAATCCAAGGAAAGCTTCAGTTAGTTTATGTAATCGTAGCCGGGGTAATAGGTTCGGTCTTAGGTGCATTACCCTGGTATTATTTAGGCAAGGTTTGGGGACTAAGAAGAATTAAACGCTTTGTCGATCGCTATGGAAAATGGCTGAGTGTTTCTAGTGAAGATATCGATCGCGCCAGACAATGGTTTCAGAAAAGAGGTAGAGAAACCACTTGTTTTAGCCGCCTCGTTCCTGGAGTGCGTACCTATATTTCTGTTCCTGCCGGCATTAGCAAAATGCCCCTCCTGCCCTTTCTCGTTTACTCTACTATAGGAACGGCACTTTGGGTCAGCTTTTTAACTTATGCTGGATTTCTACTCGGCGAAAATTACGATCGCGTCAAACAATATCTTGCTCCAGTAAGTACGATTGTTTTAGTCGTCTTTGTAGTTGCTTTTGTATTTTGGATTATCAGGCGAAATGTCAAACAAAAATAG
- the lnt gene encoding apolipoprotein N-acyltransferase: MNHRIKSLLIALGGGILMGLSPAPTNAWYLAWFALVPLWFLVRSEKFLSWVILTGLVWGCGYHGLGLFWITGVHPMTWMGVPWLASLLIAIFCWLFITFWGAVLVATWSILFKLVINRLDRHTNKTYINSAIVVLVGVALWCGLETLWSYGSLWWTSLSYTQSPNNLAILQLGKISGFSTITAVIVAVNGLLTEVVLSWRSYKRQTWLWLSPLSIFIVSHAWGYYLYQYPIAVENLEPIEVGIVQGNVPNEIKLSPTGWRKAIQGYTTGYEKLARQGVDVVLTPETALPFYWHNIIDNSEFYRTVTKNRVPVWVGAFGESDRGYTNSLFTLTAQGKTFSRYDKYKLVPLGEYIPFEPILGKLVDRLSPLEAHLIPGKPNPVFDTPFGKAIVGICYESAYSEHFRRQAKAGGEFIITSSNNAHYSTTMPAQHHAQDVMRAIESDRWAARATNTGYSAIVDPRGNTLWISPLEQYAIHAGTIYRRQHQTLYVRWGNWLTPTLILLGVVSISIRK; the protein is encoded by the coding sequence ATGAATCATCGAATCAAATCGCTTTTAATTGCCTTGGGTGGCGGTATCTTGATGGGTTTGTCGCCAGCACCAACTAACGCTTGGTATTTAGCCTGGTTTGCTTTAGTTCCTCTATGGTTTCTGGTGCGGTCGGAAAAATTTTTAAGCTGGGTAATTTTAACTGGTTTAGTTTGGGGCTGCGGCTATCATGGCTTAGGTTTATTTTGGATTACGGGAGTACATCCCATGACCTGGATGGGGGTTCCCTGGTTGGCAAGTTTGCTTATTGCTATTTTTTGCTGGTTATTTATTACCTTTTGGGGTGCTGTATTAGTCGCTACCTGGTCGATATTATTCAAACTAGTTATTAACAGGCTAGATCGCCATACTAATAAAACATATATAAATAGTGCGATCGTAGTCTTGGTGGGAGTAGCTCTATGGTGCGGTTTAGAAACGTTATGGAGTTATGGCTCGTTATGGTGGACATCTTTAAGCTACACCCAAAGCCCTAATAACTTAGCGATCTTGCAGTTGGGTAAAATATCGGGATTTAGTACGATTACGGCAGTAATTGTAGCGGTAAATGGATTATTAACAGAAGTAGTCTTATCGTGGCGCAGTTACAAGCGACAAACTTGGTTATGGTTATCACCTTTATCAATTTTTATTGTCAGTCATGCCTGGGGATATTATCTCTACCAATACCCCATAGCTGTTGAGAATCTAGAACCAATTGAGGTTGGTATTGTTCAAGGCAATGTTCCCAACGAAATTAAACTATCTCCTACAGGATGGCGTAAAGCGATACAGGGTTACACTACAGGTTACGAAAAACTAGCGCGGCAAGGAGTAGATGTGGTTCTCACTCCCGAAACTGCCTTACCTTTTTACTGGCACAATATTATCGATAATTCTGAATTTTATCGAACCGTAACTAAAAATAGAGTTCCTGTTTGGGTTGGTGCTTTTGGTGAAAGCGATCGCGGTTATACGAACAGCTTATTTACCCTTACAGCACAAGGAAAAACATTTAGTCGCTATGACAAATACAAACTAGTTCCTTTGGGGGAATATATTCCTTTCGAGCCGATTTTGGGAAAGTTGGTCGATCGCCTGTCTCCTTTAGAAGCCCATTTAATACCTGGTAAGCCCAATCCTGTTTTCGATACTCCCTTCGGTAAAGCAATTGTGGGAATTTGTTATGAGTCGGCTTATTCGGAGCATTTTCGCCGTCAGGCAAAAGCAGGTGGCGAGTTTATCATTACTTCATCGAATAATGCTCACTATAGTACCACAATGCCTGCCCAACACCATGCTCAGGATGTGATGCGAGCCATAGAAAGCGATCGCTGGGCGGCAAGAGCTACCAATACTGGTTATTCGGCAATAGTCGATCCTCGCGGAAATACTTTATGGATTTCTCCTCTCGAACAATATGCAATTCATGCAGGCACTATTTATCGTCGTCAACATCAAACTTTATACGTTCGCTGGGGAAATTGGCTAACACCAACTTTAATTTTATTGGGTGTAGTGAGTATTTCCATACGTAAGTAG
- a CDS encoding PHP domain-containing protein: protein MSRSNENILDTSTLKKAWLTIHENSCPYNYNFHLHTIFSDGRMSPYGLIQQAVRIGMTGLAITDHHTVDGYLDIQQSLPKLRHQNGGKTLPYIWTGVEITAKLLDTEVHILGYGFDIESPYLQPYLQGSTLRDSRAKADKVIKSIQQAGGLAVLAHPARYRLPARTLIPAAAKLGIDGVETYYAYSNSKPWQPSATQTKEVKQLAAKYNLYSTCGTDSHGLSLLQRI from the coding sequence ATGTCTCGGTCAAATGAAAACATTCTTGACACTTCTACTCTTAAGAAAGCTTGGCTAACTATTCACGAAAATAGCTGTCCTTACAACTACAATTTTCATCTGCACACGATATTTTCTGACGGCAGAATGTCTCCCTATGGCTTGATTCAGCAAGCAGTAAGAATTGGAATGACGGGATTGGCAATTACCGATCATCATACTGTTGATGGTTATCTCGATATACAACAAAGTTTACCAAAATTGCGTCACCAAAACGGTGGCAAAACTCTACCGTATATTTGGACTGGAGTTGAAATAACTGCCAAACTTTTAGATACAGAAGTACATATTCTTGGTTATGGATTCGATATCGAATCTCCTTATCTTCAACCTTATTTGCAAGGCAGTACTTTAAGAGACTCCAGAGCAAAAGCCGACAAAGTAATTAAAAGCATTCAACAAGCAGGAGGGTTAGCGGTTTTAGCCCATCCCGCTCGCTATCGCCTTCCCGCTCGCACGTTGATTCCCGCAGCTGCTAAATTGGGTATAGATGGAGTAGAAACTTATTACGCTTACAGCAATTCTAAACCCTGGCAGCCCAGCGCGACACAGACTAAGGAAGTCAAACAACTAGCAGCTAAATATAATCTTTATAGTACCTGCGGTACGGATTCTCATGGTTTGAGCTTATTACAGCGAATTTAA
- a CDS encoding AEC family transporter, which yields MTTLLPAVLPVGLIILVGFIVGRTLPLQRQTLSQLILFVLSPALVIDSLYRTTLSAQNSQRLLLGFALTSLLIYLGIWLLGAIAKLSFASSKALIAATVFANNGNMGLPVVTFALGAPGLERAIVYLIASSILMFCFGPAILQGKGVLYGVKLTLKLPLFWSILVGLSLRWFELKFPFELDTGIQRLGAAAIPIALILLGMQLSTTRFQLGKRELVAIAVRLLISPLIAYGVGSSIQMEQLSLQVLVLQSAMPTAVNSLVIVSEFGGDIDFIARAIVGSTIISFATLPLVLWLLLD from the coding sequence ATGACTACCTTGCTACCTGCGGTTTTGCCAGTAGGTTTAATTATTTTAGTAGGCTTTATCGTGGGGCGTACTTTGCCCTTACAGCGTCAAACTCTTTCCCAGCTAATTTTATTTGTCTTATCTCCAGCTTTAGTAATTGATAGTTTGTATCGAACTACTTTATCTGCACAAAATTCTCAACGATTATTACTTGGCTTTGCATTAACTTCGTTACTAATTTATCTAGGAATTTGGTTGCTAGGCGCGATCGCTAAATTATCTTTTGCTTCTAGTAAAGCTTTAATCGCGGCGACAGTATTTGCTAACAATGGCAATATGGGTTTACCAGTCGTGACCTTTGCTTTAGGTGCGCCTGGACTAGAGAGAGCGATCGTGTATCTGATAGCTTCTAGTATTTTGATGTTTTGTTTTGGTCCTGCGATTTTGCAAGGCAAAGGAGTTTTGTACGGTGTCAAACTAACTTTAAAGCTGCCGCTGTTTTGGTCGATTTTAGTTGGTTTGAGTCTGCGCTGGTTCGAGCTAAAATTTCCCTTTGAACTAGATACGGGAATTCAAAGACTGGGTGCGGCAGCCATACCGATCGCCCTGATTTTACTCGGTATGCAGCTATCTACTACCCGCTTTCAATTGGGAAAACGAGAACTTGTGGCGATCGCCGTGAGACTATTAATCTCACCGCTTATTGCTTATGGAGTTGGCAGCAGTATACAAATGGAGCAACTAAGTTTGCAGGTATTAGTTTTACAAAGTGCTATGCCTACAGCGGTTAATTCTCTAGTTATCGTCAGCGAATTTGGTGGAGATATCGACTTTATTGCTAGAGCGATCGTTGGTTCGACAATAATTAGTTTTGCAACTCTGCCTTTAGTTTTGTGGTTGCTGTTGGACTGA
- a CDS encoding TspO/MBR family protein — protein sequence MIPSWLIIGVVTFVVAFALNQTLNSKDIRWFKHLTRPRWLTFEWAIPIIWTVVFICGAWSAYIVWEATQNWWLMGFYLLVEVAISIYTPVMCKTRSLKIGTIIGGTGFVLGLILAITVLPISGIAALLLLPYLLWSPVGTFVTWKMMQLNPMDA from the coding sequence TTGGCTAATAATTGGCGTAGTAACGTTTGTAGTAGCTTTTGCTCTCAATCAAACCCTTAATTCCAAAGATATTCGTTGGTTCAAACATTTGACCCGTCCGAGGTGGCTGACTTTTGAGTGGGCAATTCCGATTATCTGGACGGTGGTTTTTATCTGCGGTGCCTGGTCGGCATATATCGTTTGGGAGGCTACACAAAACTGGTGGCTGATGGGATTTTATTTATTAGTAGAGGTGGCGATTTCTATATATACTCCCGTAATGTGCAAAACCCGCAGTCTTAAAATCGGCACGATTATTGGCGGTACTGGTTTTGTCCTGGGCTTGATTTTAGCTATAACGGTGTTACCTATTAGTGGTATAGCAGCCTTGTTATTGCTTCCCTATCTGTTATGGAGTCCCGTTGGTACATTTGTAACTTGGAAAATGATGCAGCTTAACCCGATGGATGCTTAG